A genomic segment from Tessaracoccus defluvii encodes:
- a CDS encoding YceI family protein: MSITDVKGTYVLDPSHSSLSFITRHAMVTKVRGSFEDFEGKATVDGANPEGSELAVTIKAGSVNTRSADRDAHLTSPDFFDVEKYPTITFVGTDFAVEGDTVNVTGDMTIKDVTKPVTFPLEYTGTAKDPFGNIRVGFEGATQVLRSDFGLTWNAALETGGFLVSDKITLELELSAIQQAA; this comes from the coding sequence ATGAGCATCACCGACGTCAAGGGCACCTACGTTCTCGACCCCTCCCACAGCAGCCTCTCCTTCATCACCCGTCACGCGATGGTCACCAAGGTCCGTGGCTCGTTCGAGGACTTCGAGGGCAAGGCCACCGTCGACGGTGCCAACCCCGAGGGCTCCGAGCTCGCCGTCACCATCAAGGCCGGCTCCGTCAACACGCGCAGCGCCGACCGTGACGCGCACCTGACCTCCCCCGACTTCTTCGACGTCGAGAAGTACCCGACCATCACGTTCGTGGGCACCGACTTCGCGGTGGAGGGCGACACCGTCAACGTGACCGGCGACATGACCATCAAGGACGTCACCAAGCCCGTGACCTTCCCGCTCGAGTACACCGGCACCGCCAAGGACCCGTTCGGCAACATCCGCGTCGGCTTCGAGGGGGCGACGCAGGTCCTGCGCTCCGACTTCGGCCTGACCTGGAACGCCGCCCTCGAGACCGGCGGCTTCCTCGTCTCCGACAAGATCACCCTCGAACTCGAGCTCTCTGCCATCCAGCAGGCTGCCTGA
- a CDS encoding TrmH family RNA methyltransferase, with amino-acid sequence MTDQPEPADPTAPTVGVGPHPLPWPEDPRLDPVLLAEGDRRNVIDRYRYWRMDAIVADLDETRTTLHVAIQNWEHDFNIGSIVRTANAFNVAAVHIVGRRRWNRRGAMVTDRYLHVHHHDDEAALFAWLAERPVTPVGVDNLPGSRPLETTLLPAGCCLIFGSEGPGLTDEMVAGCAGLVAITQSGSTRSMNAGAAAAVAMYHWGLQHVTASSGAALPLE; translated from the coding sequence GTGACTGACCAGCCCGAGCCCGCCGATCCGACCGCCCCCACCGTCGGCGTCGGCCCGCACCCGCTGCCCTGGCCCGAGGATCCCCGCCTCGACCCCGTCCTCCTCGCCGAGGGCGACCGGCGCAACGTCATCGACCGTTACCGGTACTGGCGCATGGACGCGATCGTCGCCGACCTCGACGAGACCAGGACCACGCTGCATGTCGCAATCCAGAATTGGGAGCACGACTTCAACATCGGCTCCATCGTCAGGACTGCCAACGCCTTCAATGTCGCCGCCGTCCACATCGTCGGACGACGGCGGTGGAACCGGCGCGGCGCCATGGTCACCGACCGCTACCTCCACGTCCACCACCACGACGACGAGGCGGCGCTCTTCGCCTGGCTCGCCGAGCGCCCCGTGACGCCCGTCGGGGTCGACAACCTGCCCGGCTCCCGGCCGCTCGAAACGACGCTGCTGCCCGCCGGGTGCTGCCTGATCTTCGGCTCGGAGGGCCCCGGACTGACCGACGAGATGGTCGCCGGCTGCGCGGGGCTGGTCGCGATCACGCAGTCCGGCTCGACCAGGTCGATGAACGCGGGCGCGGCGGCCGCCGTCGCCATGTACCACTGGGGTCTGCAGCACGTGACGGCGTCGTCCGGCGCCGCCCTGCCGCTAGAGTGA
- a CDS encoding suppressor of fused domain protein encodes MTDEIPDDDSAPGWDAIDAALLPLYPEQEPGHYGSLPGMAGGNNPLQGISVYRRTDPVPHWHFVTYGFTELFGKETDDPETSGFGFELTMRLAAPEESGQLPSRARR; translated from the coding sequence ATGACCGACGAGATCCCGGACGACGACTCCGCCCCGGGCTGGGACGCGATCGACGCGGCCCTGCTCCCCCTCTACCCCGAGCAGGAGCCGGGCCACTACGGCTCGCTCCCCGGCATGGCCGGTGGCAACAACCCGCTCCAGGGCATCAGCGTCTACAGGCGCACGGACCCGGTGCCGCACTGGCACTTCGTGACCTACGGCTTCACCGAGCTGTTCGGCAAGGAGACCGACGACCCCGAGACCAGCGGCTTCGGGTTCGAGCTGACGATGCGGCTGGCCGCCCCGGAGGAGTCCGGTCAGCTCCCCAGCCGGGCGCGGCGCTGA
- a CDS encoding LemA family protein, with product MEFLIFPLLIIVLIAVGVIVWGFSAYNGFVKSRNIIQESWRQIDVELNRRYELIPNLVETVRGYAAHERNTLEQITALRNQARALAGQTHGEPSQQRAAVEQQLTQAVQGLLVTVEAYPDLKSNTNFLQLQRELTDTEDRIAAARRFYNANVRDYNTRVESVPSNLIANFAKFEKATYFEVNDPIVRQAPDVNFGEISQRPAAAPQATPQLGAEQQGANPVLPPQQYAPETQQQPADRPPFQG from the coding sequence GTGGAATTCCTGATCTTTCCCCTGCTGATCATCGTCCTGATCGCCGTTGGCGTGATCGTGTGGGGCTTCAGCGCCTACAACGGCTTCGTGAAGAGCCGCAACATCATCCAGGAGTCGTGGCGCCAGATCGACGTCGAACTCAACCGTCGCTACGAACTGATCCCGAACCTGGTGGAGACCGTCCGGGGCTACGCGGCACACGAGCGCAACACGCTCGAGCAGATCACCGCCCTGCGTAACCAGGCCCGTGCGCTCGCCGGCCAGACCCACGGCGAACCGAGCCAGCAGCGCGCCGCGGTCGAGCAGCAGCTGACGCAGGCCGTCCAGGGGCTGCTCGTGACGGTGGAGGCCTACCCGGACCTGAAGTCGAACACAAACTTCCTGCAGCTGCAGCGTGAGCTGACCGACACGGAGGACCGCATCGCGGCCGCCCGTCGCTTCTACAACGCGAACGTGCGGGACTACAACACCCGCGTCGAGTCGGTTCCGTCGAACCTCATCGCCAACTTCGCGAAGTTCGAGAAGGCCACCTACTTCGAGGTGAACGATCCGATCGTCCGGCAGGCCCCGGACGTCAACTTCGGCGAGATCTCGCAGCGTCCCGCCGCCGCGCCCCAGGCGACCCCGCAGCTGGGCGCCGAGCAGCAGGGGGCCAACCCGGTCCTCCCGCCGCAGCAGTACGCGCCCGAGACGCAGCAGCAGCCCGCCGATCGGCCGCCGTTCCAGGGCTGA
- a CDS encoding suppressor of fused domain protein: MFRTGNAFAVGHSMGLNGPIVLESDTLLRSIAFAPDPELPPVDSPNGRFEFLQVVGITEDEEKAITRWTGSDVLAVFGDRLPLYVTDLDRPSLMDDPEIARRIDEGSARNGSHTGAVFVEKLGWEKRKRLFRKGGHVVSVGARQAPEIGLLLPLRLPFGRQLLVAGGEQRVLFQPGDRGAVAEDGETLEVTLSPESVAMLSDLLVPRAGSYRIPGFDDLTIEVLVTGIKDQDGKVIERIG; encoded by the coding sequence GTGTTCCGCACGGGAAACGCTTTCGCCGTCGGACACTCCATGGGGCTGAACGGGCCGATCGTTCTGGAGTCGGACACGCTGCTCCGCTCGATCGCGTTTGCGCCCGACCCGGAGCTGCCGCCCGTCGACTCCCCCAACGGCCGGTTCGAGTTCCTCCAGGTCGTGGGGATCACCGAGGACGAGGAGAAGGCGATCACCCGCTGGACCGGCAGCGACGTGCTGGCAGTGTTCGGCGACCGGCTCCCGCTCTACGTCACCGACCTTGACCGGCCAAGTCTGATGGACGACCCGGAGATCGCCCGCCGGATCGACGAGGGTTCGGCCCGCAACGGGTCGCACACGGGCGCCGTTTTCGTCGAGAAGCTGGGCTGGGAAAAGCGGAAGCGTCTCTTCCGCAAGGGTGGCCACGTGGTCTCCGTCGGCGCCCGTCAGGCCCCGGAGATCGGGCTGCTGTTGCCGCTGCGGCTGCCGTTCGGTCGTCAGCTCCTGGTCGCGGGCGGGGAGCAGCGGGTGCTGTTCCAGCCGGGTGACAGGGGCGCCGTCGCGGAGGACGGCGAGACGCTGGAGGTGACGCTCTCCCCCGAGTCGGTGGCGATGCTGTCCGACCTCCTGGTTCCGCGGGCAGGCAGCTACCGGATCCCCGGCTTCGATGACCTGACGATCGAGGTCCTGGTCACGGGGATCAAGGACCAGGACGGCAAGGTCATCGAGCGGATCGGCTAG
- the fbaA gene encoding class II fructose-bisphosphate aldolase, with translation MPVATPEVYAEMIDRAKAGKFAYPAINVSSSQTIHAALQGFAEAGSDGILQVSTGGAEYLSGPTVKDKVAGAAAFAAFVQEIAKGYPINVALHTDHCPKDKLDSFVRPLLAISEERVARGELPLFQSHMWDGSAVPMEENLQIADELLARTAKAKIILEIEVGVVGGEEDGVTAEINEKLYTTIEDGMRTAEVLGLGEKGRYITALTFGNVHGVYKPGAVKLRPAVLKEIQDAVGAKYGKESPFDLVFHGGSGSTAQEISDAVDYGVIKMNIDTDTQYAFTRPVVEHMFRNYDGVLKIDGEVGNKKAYDPRAWGKVAEAGMAARIIEACQQLRSAGTAIK, from the coding sequence ATGCCAGTTGCAACTCCTGAGGTCTACGCCGAGATGATCGATCGGGCCAAGGCAGGCAAGTTCGCCTACCCGGCCATCAACGTCTCGTCGTCGCAGACGATCCACGCCGCCCTGCAGGGCTTCGCCGAGGCCGGTTCCGACGGCATCCTCCAGGTGTCGACCGGTGGCGCCGAGTACCTGTCCGGCCCCACGGTCAAGGACAAGGTCGCCGGCGCCGCTGCGTTCGCTGCCTTCGTCCAGGAGATCGCCAAGGGCTACCCGATCAACGTTGCGCTGCACACCGACCACTGCCCCAAGGACAAGCTGGACAGCTTCGTCCGCCCGCTGCTGGCCATCTCGGAGGAGCGCGTCGCCCGCGGCGAGCTGCCCCTGTTCCAGTCGCACATGTGGGACGGCTCCGCGGTTCCGATGGAGGAGAACCTCCAGATCGCCGATGAGCTCCTGGCCCGCACCGCCAAGGCGAAGATCATCCTCGAGATCGAGGTCGGCGTCGTCGGCGGCGAAGAGGACGGCGTCACCGCTGAAATCAACGAGAAGCTCTACACCACGATCGAGGACGGCATGCGCACCGCTGAGGTCCTCGGCCTCGGCGAGAAGGGCCGCTACATCACGGCCCTGACCTTCGGCAACGTGCACGGCGTGTACAAGCCGGGCGCCGTCAAGCTGCGTCCCGCGGTTCTCAAGGAGATCCAGGACGCCGTCGGCGCCAAGTACGGCAAGGAGTCGCCGTTCGACCTCGTCTTCCACGGCGGCTCGGGCTCGACCGCCCAGGAGATCTCGGACGCTGTCGACTACGGCGTCATCAAGATGAACATCGACACCGACACGCAGTACGCCTTCACCCGCCCCGTCGTGGAGCACATGTTCCGCAACTACGACGGCGTGCTGAAGATCGACGGCGAGGTCGGCAACAAGAAGGCCTACGACCCGCGTGCGTGGGGCAAGGTCGCTGAGGCCGGCATGGCCGCCCGCATCATCGAGGCCTGCCAGCAGCTCCGCTCGGCCGGCACCGCCATCAAGTGA
- a CDS encoding sortase domain-containing protein, with the protein MEARRAEPDSRRGFSPLLGFGILLLVALLIVGGWLGWRFWGANLLAARSAADTVAQLRADWAANPAPAPEEGQTTAVDTPDAHAAAWILTIPALGLEWPVVAGVQPSDLAVGVGWYPGTALPGQVGNFVLAGPRVTDGRPFYDLLDLAEGDEIVLETRGARFTYSVVLSPADLTVDADADWVLDPVPGQPDEVPSQALITLTTSEDLVDTPDRAVGIGTLTETETP; encoded by the coding sequence GTGGAAGCGCGACGAGCCGAGCCCGACAGCCGGCGGGGATTCTCCCCGCTGCTCGGTTTCGGGATCCTGCTGCTCGTGGCGCTGCTGATCGTCGGTGGCTGGCTCGGCTGGCGGTTCTGGGGCGCGAACCTGCTCGCTGCCAGGAGCGCCGCGGACACGGTCGCGCAGCTGCGGGCCGACTGGGCCGCGAACCCTGCCCCCGCGCCGGAGGAGGGGCAGACGACCGCCGTCGACACCCCTGACGCGCATGCCGCCGCCTGGATCCTGACCATCCCCGCCCTCGGACTCGAGTGGCCCGTCGTGGCGGGCGTCCAACCCTCCGATCTCGCCGTCGGTGTCGGCTGGTACCCCGGGACGGCGCTGCCCGGCCAGGTCGGCAACTTCGTGCTCGCGGGCCCGCGGGTCACAGACGGCCGCCCGTTCTACGACCTCCTGGACCTCGCGGAGGGCGACGAGATCGTCCTCGAGACGCGGGGTGCGCGCTTCACCTATAGCGTGGTGCTGTCCCCGGCAGACCTGACCGTCGACGCCGACGCCGACTGGGTGCTCGACCCGGTGCCCGGCCAGCCGGACGAGGTGCCCTCGCAGGCCCTCATCACCCTGACCACGTCCGAGGACCTGGTCGACACCCCAGACCGTGCCGTCGGCATCGGCACCCTGACAGAGACGGAGACCCCATGA
- a CDS encoding TetR/AcrR family transcriptional regulator, with amino-acid sequence MVQSQPTRRGRPRADEVEARKAALLDAAMDTLKEMGVEAITMSAVAARAGASKATLYAWFGSREGLLTAVVERESEKSVRSVRAGLETSAPAEATLRDYCVGLLTMLTSPESIALNRASMTSAELAHVLLRSGRHRVGPLVEEFMRGAAERGELTVTDPADAYRELWGLAVRDTQIRVLLGEPSPTPEEIDEAATVAMEQFMAAHQPSA; translated from the coding sequence ATGGTCCAGTCCCAGCCCACGCGCAGGGGGCGGCCCCGCGCCGACGAAGTCGAGGCGCGCAAGGCTGCCCTTCTCGATGCTGCCATGGACACCCTCAAGGAGATGGGCGTCGAGGCCATCACCATGTCAGCCGTCGCCGCGCGCGCCGGGGCCTCCAAGGCGACGCTGTACGCCTGGTTCGGCAGCCGGGAGGGCCTGCTGACCGCGGTGGTGGAGCGGGAGTCGGAGAAGTCGGTGCGCTCGGTGCGGGCCGGCCTGGAGACGTCTGCGCCGGCCGAGGCGACGCTGCGCGACTACTGCGTCGGTCTGCTGACGATGCTGACCAGCCCCGAATCGATCGCGCTCAACCGGGCGAGCATGACGTCCGCCGAGCTCGCGCACGTCCTCCTGCGCTCCGGACGTCACCGCGTCGGCCCGCTCGTCGAGGAGTTCATGCGCGGCGCCGCGGAGCGCGGCGAACTCACCGTCACCGACCCCGCCGACGCCTATCGGGAGCTGTGGGGCCTCGCCGTGCGCGACACCCAGATCCGCGTCCTGCTGGGCGAGCCCTCCCCCACCCCCGAGGAGATCGACGAGGCTGCCACCGTCGCGATGGAGCAGTTCATGGCCGCCCATCAGCCGTCCGCCTAG
- a CDS encoding WXG100-like domain-containing protein encodes MLPGWLRQALEYVGYEWPASDESVLFAWAGDWRALGADCSALAADIERGIRRVEAENRGRAADNFGSYMHGDDGNLQSLLDFQQATGRVAVANDIAGGIVLALKIAVMAQLAILAYAIAAAVATAGLASAGVVAARQAAKWAIEAAINIAVEKLLAG; translated from the coding sequence ATGCTTCCGGGCTGGCTCCGGCAGGCCCTTGAGTACGTGGGCTACGAATGGCCCGCCTCCGACGAGTCTGTCCTGTTCGCCTGGGCCGGCGACTGGCGCGCTCTCGGGGCCGACTGCTCGGCGCTCGCCGCGGACATCGAGCGCGGGATCCGGCGGGTCGAGGCGGAGAACCGGGGTCGCGCCGCCGACAACTTCGGCTCCTACATGCACGGCGACGACGGCAATCTGCAGTCGCTGCTTGACTTCCAGCAGGCCACCGGCCGCGTCGCCGTCGCCAACGACATCGCGGGCGGCATCGTCCTGGCGCTGAAGATCGCAGTGATGGCGCAACTGGCGATCCTCGCCTATGCCATCGCGGCGGCCGTCGCTACCGCGGGACTCGCCTCGGCGGGTGTCGTGGCGGCGCGACAGGCGGCGAAGTGGGCGATCGAGGCGGCCATCAACATCGCCGTCGAGAAGCTGCTGGCGGGCTGA
- a CDS encoding spermidine synthase, which produces MDRLSPDRETPGAFWVRFGPTAQSWVDPARPDFLAFEYVQHTAMVLDHTVLGAPADRRLRIVHIGGAGMSLPRWVAWRRPATAQVVCEPDAELTEEVRRKIPLPPRSGIKVRDVDGRTGLAAMPDAWADVIIVDAFDGPQVPGDLATVEALEQMRRVLRDEAVVIFNVTGRVPFDWAKGLAGGLGAHWRHLMVGMEPEVAKGKRFGNLLLVASDARPDIRGIERESARLTIGYRWVSGREAQDWSGGREPFDDASAQPSPGPAGRGW; this is translated from the coding sequence ATGGATCGACTCTCCCCGGACCGCGAGACCCCGGGCGCCTTCTGGGTGCGTTTCGGCCCGACGGCGCAGTCCTGGGTCGACCCGGCCCGCCCCGACTTCCTCGCCTTCGAGTACGTCCAGCACACCGCCATGGTGCTCGACCACACCGTCCTCGGCGCCCCCGCCGACCGGCGGCTCCGCATCGTCCACATCGGCGGCGCGGGCATGTCGCTGCCCCGCTGGGTGGCCTGGCGGCGGCCGGCGACCGCGCAGGTGGTGTGTGAACCCGACGCCGAGCTGACGGAGGAGGTGCGGCGGAAGATCCCGCTGCCGCCGCGCTCCGGGATCAAGGTCCGCGACGTCGACGGCCGGACGGGGCTGGCCGCGATGCCGGACGCCTGGGCCGACGTCATCATCGTCGATGCGTTCGACGGGCCGCAGGTGCCCGGCGACCTCGCCACCGTCGAGGCGCTGGAACAGATGCGTCGGGTGCTGCGCGATGAGGCCGTCGTCATCTTCAACGTCACGGGCCGCGTCCCCTTCGACTGGGCCAAGGGGCTGGCCGGCGGGCTCGGTGCCCACTGGCGGCACCTCATGGTCGGGATGGAGCCCGAGGTCGCGAAGGGCAAGCGGTTCGGCAACCTGCTGCTGGTCGCCTCCGACGCCCGGCCCGACATCCGCGGCATCGAACGCGAGTCGGCGCGGCTGACGATCGGCTACCGCTGGGTCTCCGGACGCGAGGCCCAGGACTGGAGCGGCGGGCGTGAGCCGTTCGACGACGCGTCCGCGCAACCGTCGCCGGGCCCGGCGGGCCGGGGCTGGTAG
- the pyrE gene encoding orotate phosphoribosyltransferase, with protein MSDLTDLIQQISDLAVVRGKVTLASGREADYYVDMRRVTLDGVASPLVGRVMNDLVADLDFDAVGGLTLGADPVATAMLHARAAAGGRLDAFVVRKEAKAHGLQRRIEGTEVAGRRVLVVEDTSTTGGSALTAVEAVREAGGIVVAVAVVVDRATGAAETVEREGLEYRYAVGLTDLGL; from the coding sequence ATGAGCGACCTGACCGACCTGATCCAGCAGATCTCCGACCTGGCCGTGGTGCGCGGCAAGGTGACCCTGGCCTCCGGCCGCGAGGCCGACTACTACGTCGACATGCGCCGCGTCACCCTCGACGGCGTCGCCTCGCCGCTCGTGGGGCGGGTCATGAACGACCTCGTCGCCGATCTCGACTTCGACGCCGTTGGCGGCCTGACGCTGGGCGCCGACCCGGTGGCCACCGCCATGCTGCACGCCAGGGCCGCGGCAGGTGGCCGACTCGACGCGTTCGTCGTCCGCAAGGAGGCGAAGGCCCACGGGCTGCAGCGCCGTATCGAGGGCACCGAGGTCGCCGGCCGCCGCGTGCTGGTGGTCGAGGACACGTCGACGACCGGCGGCTCGGCGCTGACCGCCGTGGAGGCGGTGCGCGAGGCGGGAGGCATCGTCGTCGCCGTCGCCGTCGTCGTCGACCGGGCCACGGGGGCTGCGGAGACGGTGGAGCGTGAAGGTCTGGAGTACCGCTACGCGGTGGGCCTGACCGACCTGGGGCTCTGA
- a CDS encoding MATE family efflux transporter, translating to MSLTSRILALAVPAFAALLAHPLMLLADTFIVGRLGTLPLAGLSIGSGLLLTVVGLSIFLAYGSTAVVARHVGAGRTRRGLEMGVQAMWVGAAMGAVLALVMWPTAPWLAAGLGAGPDVAPYAVDYLRWSLPGLPGMLVMLGATGTFRGLSDARTPLVLSIAVAGLNLLLNVVLVFGAGMGIAGAALGTAIAETLLGLTAALLVTRQARRQGARLAPSWTDMRHSLMVGFPLWLRTVTLRAALLLTTYVAAAQGAAALAAHHIAMNVWNLLAYALDALAIAGQTIIATALGAGDRAEARSFTSTMKRWSVGAGVLLGVAAILTRGPIAAAFSTDAEVRELVGRLLLVVGATLGLAGYVYLLDGVLIGAGDGPFLAKAGVITLVVYAPLALLALLLPAGPTALLGLWVAFTVGFMGARAVTLGLRARGEAWLATG from the coding sequence ATGTCGCTGACCTCCCGCATCCTCGCACTCGCCGTCCCCGCCTTCGCGGCGCTGCTCGCCCATCCGCTGATGCTGCTGGCCGACACGTTCATCGTCGGCAGGCTCGGCACTCTGCCGCTGGCCGGGTTGAGCATCGGCAGCGGGCTGCTGCTGACCGTCGTGGGGCTGTCGATCTTCCTGGCCTACGGTTCGACGGCGGTCGTCGCCCGTCACGTCGGGGCCGGCAGGACGCGCCGCGGCCTCGAGATGGGTGTGCAGGCCATGTGGGTGGGGGCCGCGATGGGCGCCGTCCTGGCGCTCGTGATGTGGCCGACCGCGCCGTGGCTCGCCGCCGGGCTGGGCGCCGGCCCGGATGTGGCGCCGTACGCCGTCGACTATCTGCGCTGGTCGCTTCCGGGGCTGCCCGGCATGCTGGTGATGCTGGGCGCGACAGGCACGTTCCGGGGGCTGTCGGACGCCCGCACCCCGCTGGTGCTGTCCATCGCGGTGGCTGGCCTGAACCTCCTGTTGAACGTGGTCCTCGTGTTCGGCGCCGGTATGGGTATCGCGGGCGCGGCGCTCGGGACGGCGATCGCGGAGACGTTGCTCGGCCTGACCGCGGCGCTGCTCGTTACCCGCCAGGCCCGTCGTCAGGGGGCGCGGCTGGCGCCGTCGTGGACCGACATGCGTCACAGCTTGATGGTCGGTTTCCCGCTGTGGCTGCGCACGGTGACTCTGCGCGCCGCCCTGCTGCTGACGACGTACGTCGCGGCGGCGCAGGGGGCAGCAGCGCTGGCCGCGCACCACATCGCCATGAACGTGTGGAACCTGCTCGCCTACGCCCTCGACGCGCTCGCCATCGCCGGGCAGACCATCATCGCCACCGCGCTGGGTGCCGGGGACCGCGCGGAGGCGCGCAGCTTCACCTCGACGATGAAGCGGTGGTCGGTCGGCGCGGGCGTGCTCCTCGGTGTGGCCGCGATCCTGACCAGGGGCCCGATCGCGGCGGCGTTCAGCACCGACGCTGAGGTCCGGGAGCTCGTGGGGCGGTTGCTGCTGGTCGTCGGCGCGACGCTCGGCCTGGCCGGCTACGTGTATCTCCTCGACGGCGTGCTGATCGGGGCCGGAGACGGGCCGTTCCTGGCGAAGGCCGGCGTCATCACCCTTGTGGTCTACGCGCCGCTGGCGCTCCTGGCGCTGCTGCTTCCCGCCGGCCCCACCGCGCTGCTCGGTCTGTGGGTGGCGTTCACCGTCGGGTTCATGGGGGCCCGCGCTGTCACTCTCGGCCTCCGGGCCCGGGGCGAGGCCTGGCTGGCTACGGGCTGA
- a CDS encoding LLM class flavin-dependent oxidoreductase codes for MRAFGFLSFGHYSPLPGSQTRTAGDMLKQTVDLAIGADELGVNGAYVRVHHFARQAASPIPVLTAMAARTRRIEVGTGVIDMRYENPLYLAEEAAALDLLSDGRVALGVSRGSPETALRGYEAFGYTGSSDPRGADIARDHFDTFWAAINGERIAEADPRQAPAGTRLAIEPRSETLPGHIWWGSGSRSSAEWAGRAGLNLMSSTLLTEATGQPFHELQAEQIEAFRQAYREAGHTGTPRVSVSRSIFPIVNELDARYFGDGRDEGGDQVGIIDGFQSTFGKTYAAEPDKLIEQLQADAAVASADTVMLTVPNQLGVAYNLHVLESFAKHVAPALGWRPNTEGPVEGYPV; via the coding sequence ATGAGAGCATTCGGGTTCCTGTCCTTCGGCCACTATTCGCCGCTCCCGGGATCGCAGACGCGCACCGCGGGCGACATGTTGAAGCAGACTGTGGACCTCGCCATCGGGGCGGACGAGCTGGGCGTCAACGGCGCCTATGTCCGGGTTCACCACTTCGCCAGGCAGGCGGCGTCGCCGATCCCGGTTCTGACGGCGATGGCGGCCAGGACGCGGCGGATCGAGGTCGGCACCGGCGTGATCGACATGCGCTACGAGAACCCGCTGTACCTGGCGGAGGAGGCGGCCGCGCTCGACCTGCTCTCCGACGGCAGGGTGGCGCTCGGCGTGAGCCGGGGGAGCCCGGAGACGGCGCTGCGGGGGTACGAGGCGTTCGGCTACACGGGGTCGTCCGACCCGCGCGGTGCCGACATCGCCCGCGACCACTTCGACACCTTCTGGGCGGCGATCAATGGCGAGCGGATCGCCGAGGCCGATCCGCGGCAGGCCCCGGCCGGCACCCGCCTCGCGATCGAGCCGCGCTCCGAGACGTTGCCGGGCCATATCTGGTGGGGGAGCGGTTCGCGCAGTTCGGCCGAGTGGGCGGGCCGTGCGGGTCTCAACCTCATGAGCTCCACCCTCTTGACGGAGGCGACGGGACAGCCGTTCCATGAGCTACAGGCCGAGCAGATCGAGGCTTTCCGGCAGGCGTACCGCGAGGCGGGCCACACCGGGACGCCGCGCGTGAGTGTGAGCCGCAGCATCTTCCCGATCGTCAACGAGCTGGACGCGCGCTACTTCGGCGACGGCCGTGACGAGGGCGGCGACCAGGTCGGCATCATCGACGGCTTCCAGTCGACGTTCGGCAAGACCTACGCGGCCGAGCCCGACAAGCTGATCGAGCAGCTACAGGCGGACGCGGCGGTCGCGTCGGCGGACACTGTGATGTTGACGGTGCCGAACCAGCTCGGTGTGGCGTACAACCTGCACGTGCTGGAGTCGTTCGCGAAGCACGTGGCGCCGGCGCTGGGTTGGAGGCCGAACACGGAGGGCCCGGTCGAGGGCTACCCGGTCTGA